The Xiphophorus couchianus chromosome 3, X_couchianus-1.0, whole genome shotgun sequence genome segment ggTCAGATTTTGTTGTTCATGTAATAGTAAGATGATGCTGTcattatattgaaaaaaaaaattcatagtGGGGCAGTCTATTCTGCTCTTCTGTAATAATAAACCTTTATTTATGTAttgattttgtgtctttcttgCAGATAATGCTGGGGTAGCATTAGTCAACTTTTACGCTGACTGgtaagtatttcttttttcttttatgatactttttgatattttttgtattatttaagtCGCATTTAAATTGAGTTTTTGCAAAACTTTACATCTTCCTGCCCTAAATGGAAAATAGTTCTTCTAGCTTTAccacttgatttattttattaccttttaacattttttttttacaaagttgtGCAAAGTGAACAAAATCTAAACCTTCTGCAGGTGTAGATTTAGTCAAATGCTCCATCCGATCTTTGAGGAGGCGTCAAACATCGTGCGGGACGAGTTCCCTGATACCAAGCAGGTGGTGTTTGCTCGGGTCGACTGTGACCAACATTGTGAGTAATATTTTCCTTACCTGCTATTTTGTGTGTTCTCTAACTTTGTTCAAGATGTTACTAACAATACAACTTGCAACGTTCCTGTGAGAACCGCATTACCGGTAATTGTTAAAGTGAATGCTGCACCAGCGTGAAACACATTTAATGTAAAGAATGGGTTTTGTTAGAACGGagtaagttaaatattttcaactttgtgaaattgtgaaaatattttgaataatattgGTTGTATGTTTTTGAGCTGTCTTCTTGATGGCCAAGTGTTTTGTCCTAGACTCGCCGTAGGTTATTAGAAGTGAAGTCAAGACTTTATAGAGTTTCTGCTCAGTGTTAAAAAGCCTTAAActgaaaaatcttaaatttaggtgttaaaaaaaaagtcctgaatTTGTCCAGATTTATTAAAACCAGTCTGAAATTATGTTAAGTCTTAAACTTAgatgattatttaattgttttttttccccgatgtacaattttttttatttattctgtctttaatttgttttgcttaGAATTACAGACAGCATTTATTTGGTATGGTTGTTGTGGTTCAGTCTGAGGAATTTTGGTGTCTTAAGCTGCAACCCCTTTAACTGTCTTTTGGACCTTTgtttaagcaaataaaatcaaaagattttgttacaatatataatattataaattGATTATTACTAAGTACTCATTTAAActtaagttatttaattttcattaagTTGGTCCTAAATTTTAGTCATAAAGGGCCTAAAATGTTCTCAGAAAGTCTTGAGAAATCACTGAAACTTgcagaaatgttgcttttagaaCTCCATCTGTGAATATCTGGATTTAAAGCGTAGCTGGTTTTGATATGCGATGAATTGTTTTGAAGAAACCACTTGTGTtaagtgtgattttaaaaacGAGGTGTTTGTCCTTTATTTATGGAAACTATTGTTTGAGTTGCAATAACTCTGTCCtggtcttgttgctgaaaatgtgttatataaaaaaaattatcttttaattttttaaaaggtaattttaaaactaaaactgatatGTGTTACCTTTGGTAaagaaaggtttttatttttgtatgaacAGTAGTCTTTATTTGACAGTTCAAAGTAGTCATAACCATCACTAAAAAGTACCACTGTTTCTCAATACTACAGTATTACTGCAGAAAACTTCACataaaagtcattaaaatgaccttaattcttaaaaaatgcagtttagtCTGATAGAAGGGAGATCTCGTTGAGCTGAGTTGGCAGGTAGGTGTGAAGTGACATCTGGAGACGGCAGCACTGCATCATAACCAAGATGCTCACTGACTGCATGATGTCAGCTTCATTAAGACACAAATTAAGACTTTGCAGCTCTTCTGTAATGCCATTTGACTGCTATAACCTAATAAATGTATGTTAttcattcaagaaaaaaatatttaactagaAGCTCAACCTCATATAAACTTTGCATATTCAAAAAGTATCTTaaacatgtaataaataaaaaatataatttttgtctcagtttggttgcaagttttatctaaaatgtaaaaacgtaTTTGCGTTTGTTTGCtgatctgctgtttttattataggtttaatcattttatattgtttgaCTATATGCtcaaagaaattcaacaaaCTTTATGTGGGAAGGGAAAGAGGTGCACATCTATACTCTATATTTGATGCACGTGTTCACACGGAGATGCCCATCACACCAGAGCTCACACACGCAAGCTGCCAGCTTCAGCCTTTTGAGATAAAGCAAATTAAAGAGAATTATTGATGACCTGCAAACTGTTTGAAGACTAATGACAAAACTGCTGCATCCTGTGAAGACTGGAGGCTTAGAGACGCCCCGCAGAGAGATTGACACCTgccacacaagcacacacacactcattcagTGCGCGCAGCGCGAATATTTACTCCTGGCGGGGGGGCTGCTTTCATGTGGGAGATCAGAGCTGGGAGATGACTGAGGGCTGGGCTTTCAGACTCTGGTTTAACTGCTGTCTCTGTCACCACTCCGCTCTTCATCTCCATGtggttgttttttctctctgcatctCGCTCTTCATCAGTTCATTTGCCTAACTCCTCCTATTCCCCCGTGTGTAGCCGACATAGCTCAGCGCTACCGCATCACCAAGTATCCGACGCTGAAGTTGTTCCGCAATGGGATGATGATGAAGAGGGAGTacaggggtcagaggtcggtTACCGCCATCGCTGACTTTATCCGCCAGCAGCAGGTCGACCCTGTGAAGGAGATACACTCAATGGAGGAGGTCAATACTATAGATGTGAGTGCCAAAAGCATTATGTCTAATTACATATAAACATTTGTGACTGAATTAAATCGCACAGGGTCATCATTTAACACTTTACACTTTAACTCAACAGagaagcaaaagaaacattatcGGATACTTTGAACAAAAGGACTCTGATAACTACCGCACATATGAAAAAGTTGCCAACATCCTCAGAGACGACTGCACCTTCTCCGCTGCGTTTGGGTGAGCTCACCGCCATTTTTACAGCTGCACAGTTTCTCACTGAATGTTTACTCATATGTTTGTTCTTGACCTCTGTCCATCCAGGGCTGTGTCGGCGTCTCAGCGCTTCAGCGGAGACAGCGTCCTCTACAAGCCCGTGGGCGAGGGCGCCCCTGACCTGGTCTACCTCGGCTCCCTCACCAACTTTGACCTGACGTACACTTGGGCACAGGACAAGTGTGTGCCTCTAGTTCGGGAGATCACCTTTGAAAATGGGGAGGTTTGTTTACCTCGTTtttctgttgaatattttatagaaataattCATGTTGGCACTTGTTCTGATAAATATGCACGCATGTATCAGGTTACACTAAAATCTGTCCTGAAAGGAAAATCAGGCGTCCATTTAGTTATTGATCCATACACTGATTCTTTTCGTGGGCGTATGTGTGATTTCCAGGAGCTGACCGAAGAAGGACTtcccttcctcattttgttCCATCTTAAAGAAGACTCTGAAAGTTTAGAAACGTTCCAGAATGAAGTAACTCGACAGCTCATCAGCGAGAAAGGTAGGCAGCATTTAGAAGATGTTACCAGTTTAGATTTTAATCAGTCACGACTTCCTGTACACAAAGATGGTGTTTGTGAAATGTTGTGTCTCCGTCAGGATCTATAAACTTCCTTCATGCGGACTGCGATAAGTTCCGCCACCCTCTGCTCCACATTCAGAAAACTCCGGCTGACTGTCCCGTCATTGCCATAGACTCGTTCAGGCACATGTATGTCTTTCCTGATTTCAAAGACCTCACGTAAGTATTTGAGTCAtttcaaataatacaaaagttTCTTGCATTTCACTCCATCCTGAACTCTTATTTCAAAGATCAGAAGAAattatcaaatgtttttattttgcgaGAAATTAGAAATCAATTTTT includes the following:
- the erp44 gene encoding endoplasmic reticulum resident protein 44, translated to MKLFAISPSLDIRFAAVILLVMGLSTPGKAEIVSLDSSNIDDVLNNAGVALVNFYADWCRFSQMLHPIFEEASNIVRDEFPDTKQVVFARVDCDQHSDIAQRYRITKYPTLKLFRNGMMMKREYRGQRSVTAIADFIRQQQVDPVKEIHSMEEVNTIDRSKRNIIGYFEQKDSDNYRTYEKVANILRDDCTFSAAFGAVSASQRFSGDSVLYKPVGEGAPDLVYLGSLTNFDLTYTWAQDKCVPLVREITFENGEELTEEGLPFLILFHLKEDSESLETFQNEVTRQLISEKGSINFLHADCDKFRHPLLHIQKTPADCPVIAIDSFRHMYVFPDFKDLTIPAKLKQFVLDLHSGKLHREFHHGPDPTDSTPGQEAEKEVASSPPESSFQKLAPSETRYTILRRDRDEL